The genomic stretch CTCGACCGCGTCGGGCGCGTCGGCGATGGGGGTGGGGAGGTCCATGATCTCGAAGACGCGGTCGAAGCTGACGCCGGCGGTCATGAGGTCGACGCGCGCGTTCGTGAGCATCGTGAGCGGTTGGTAGAGCTGGGCGACGTAGGCGGCGAACGCGACGATCGTGCCCAGGTCCATCGCGCCCGCGAGCGCGAAGCGTCCACCCAGCCAGTACACGAGGGCCGTGGCCAGCGCGGTGACGAGTCCGAGCGCGAGGAAGAAGGTCCGGAACAGCATCGCCAGACGCACCCCGATGTCGCGCACCCGTCCGGCCCGCTCGGCGAACCCCTGGTGCTCCGTACCCGGATCGCCGAACAGCTTCACGAGCAGCGCGCCCGAGACGCCGAAACGCTCGGTCATGGTCGCGTTCATCGAGGCGTTGAGGTTCATCTGCTCCCGGGTCGCCTTCTGCAGGCGCTTGCCCACCGAGCGCGAGGGGACGATGAAGAGCGGCAGCGCGCACAGGGTCAGCAGGGTGAGCTGCCACGAGAGCCGCATCATGATCACCAGCGCGATCACGACCATCACCACGTTGGACACGATCCCGCCGATCGTGTTCGTGAGCGCGCCCTGGGCCCCCACGACGTCGTTGTTCAGGCGGCTGATCAGCGAGCCGGTCTGCGTGCGGGTGAAGAACGCGATCGGCATCCGCTGCACCTTGTCGAAGAGGCTCGTGCGCAGGTCGTAGATGACCCCCTCCCCGATCCAGGCCGAGACCCACCGGCCGGCCAGACCGAGCCCGGTGGAGGCCAGGGCGATGCCGATCACGACGAGGGCGAGCCGGTCGAGCCGGGCGAAGGAACCGGGCGGGACGGCTCCCGTGGTGGCCCGGTCGACGCTGGACGCCTCGAGCAGACGGATCAGCTCACGCAGCACGAGCGGCTGGACGAGCGTCACGGTCGAGGCGGCCACCGTCGTGAGCAGGAACAGGGCGATCTTCAGCCGGTGGGGCTCCGTGAACTCGAACACACGGCGCCACGTCCCGGCCGGCACCTCCGTGTGCTCGTCGGCTCCCATCCGCACGTGGCGGATCATCGGTCCCATCATCGCGACCTCAGTATCGCCGGTGCGGTAGCGTGCGGACGCGATGACCTCGCCGGACGAGATCCTGGCCGCGCTGGCCGCCCGCGGGTACCGGAGGACGGGCTCGAGGCGGGCGATAGCCGAGGCGATCGTGGCCGCCGGGAGCCACTTCACCGCCGACGACCTCGGCGCCCGCCTGCCGCGAGTGGACCGCTCGACCGTCTACCGCACCCTGGACACGCTGGAGGAGGCGGGGATAGTCGACCACGTCCACCTCGGACACGGTCGCGCCGTCTACCACCTGGCGCACGAGGACCACCACCATCTCGTCTGCGAGTCCTGCGAGACGGTGATCGAGCTCCCGCTCGAGAAGCTGCGGAGCCTGGCCGGGGCGGTGGACCGGGAGTACGGGTTCGAGCTCGAC from Actinomycetota bacterium encodes the following:
- a CDS encoding ABC transporter ATP-binding protein, with amino-acid sequence MIRHVRMGADEHTEVPAGTWRRVFEFTEPHRLKIALFLLTTVAASTVTLVQPLVLRELIRLLEASSVDRATTGAVPPGSFARLDRLALVVIGIALASTGLGLAGRWVSAWIGEGVIYDLRTSLFDKVQRMPIAFFTRTQTGSLISRLNNDVVGAQGALTNTIGGIVSNVVMVVIALVIMMRLSWQLTLLTLCALPLFIVPSRSVGKRLQKATREQMNLNASMNATMTERFGVSGALLVKLFGDPGTEHQGFAERAGRVRDIGVRLAMLFRTFFLALGLVTALATALVYWLGGRFALAGAMDLGTIVAFAAYVAQLYQPLTMLTNARVDLMTAGVSFDRVFEIMDLPTPIADAPDAVELRDPRGHVRFEGVWFRYPTPEEVPIGSLESKPGTVTAPATEAWVLEDVSFEITPGKMVALVGPSGAGKSTIVSLVPRLHDATRGRVTFDGHDVRGLTLHSLARAIGVVTQDAHLFHESLRDNLMYARPDATEAEMVEACKAARIHDLIASLPDGYDTVVGERGYRLSGGEKQRVAIARVLLKDPALVILDEATAHLDSTSESLIQRALGEALSGRSSLVIAHRLSTIVQADEILVIERGRIVERGPHLDLVGAQGPYSVLYRTQFASAGA
- a CDS encoding Fur family transcriptional regulator — its product is MTSPDEILAALAARGYRRTGSRRAIAEAIVAAGSHFTADDLGARLPRVDRSTVYRTLDTLEEAGIVDHVHLGHGRAVYHLAHEDHHHLVCESCETVIELPLEKLRSLAGAVDREYGFELDRRHFALVGRCGSCRVTGGGPRAGRTRTAAPDGGRRGARGRS